From the genome of Impatiens glandulifera chromosome 9, dImpGla2.1, whole genome shotgun sequence, one region includes:
- the LOC124915199 gene encoding uncharacterized protein LOC124915199 isoform X1, whose protein sequence is MDEDVSRWIIDFLLRQPLHDRIIDKLLSVLPFSIHDSSLKKSILVRKIVSEISKGLASEEMLILMERIEELDYQAGVTASEAIKAAYCDVAVDCTVKLLEESQDRAKYFNAVKRIWRGRVLKMEMAGNVGLISDELLNWRDDIETSVWNSSVDEDLLKKWRGCEALESVKVYVEEAWADMGPSFLEHVVQTVGNEQITQVLKQSTCPVYDQDLSSDEVQSSSAVYDQDLNSVEVQSSSAEMEKRSRGAKISDSDSQDGRAASENGFTFTPEVKKMQKALRDSCRDLQAVVVDPLPEAIQLADKIISNLPVNNLNSSCPMDVENLSTAKSDEAIGVNETQNNISRKPGLMERNSTARVHEWDESLDDAVDGSSDRNRLHLPSPSKRRVSPLKILEMKNLGKRKKRRWSIVEEDTLRAGVEKYGKGNWKFILNAYRDILVQRTEVDLKDKWRNMTRY, encoded by the exons ATGGATGAAGATGTTTCTCGATGGATCATCGActttcttcttcgacaaccgctCCACGATAGGATTATCGACAAACTTTTAAGCGTTCTCCCTTTCTCCATACACGATTCGAGCTTAAAGAAATCAATACTTGTTCGAAAAATCGTCTCGGAGATATCCAAGGGGTTGGCTTCCGAGGAAATGCTCATTCTTATGGAGCGCATTGAGGAGTTGGATTATCAGGCGGGTGTTACAGCTTCTGAGGCCATCAAGGCGGCCTATTGTGACGTGGCGGTGGATTGCACAGTTAAGCTGCTTGAGGAGAGTCAGGACAGAGCGAAATACTTCAATGCGGTGAAGAGAATCTGGAGGGGAAGGGTTCTGAAGATGGAAATGGCGGGTAATGTCGGGCTGATTTCTGATGAGCTACTAAATTGGAGAGATGATATCGAGACTTCTGTATGGAATTCTAGTGTTGATGAAGATCTGTTGAAGAAGTGGAGAGGCTGTGAAGCTCTGGAATCTGTTAAAGTTTATGTTGAAGAAGCGTGGGCGGATATGGGGCCTTCGTTTCTTGAACATGTGGTGCAGACAGTAGGTAATGAGCAAATTACTCAAGTTTTGAAACAGAGTACCTGCCCAGTATACGATCAAGATCTCAGTTCTGATGAAGTTCAAAGTAGTAGTGCAG TATACGATCAAGATCTCAATTCTGTTGAAGTTCAAAGTAGTAGTGCAG AAATGGAGAAACGCAGTAGAGGAGCAAAAATTAGTGATTCAGATAGCCAGGATGGAAGAGCTGCTTCTGAAAATGGTTTCACTTTTACACCTGAAGTTAAGAAAATGCAGAAAGCTCTAAGAGACAGTTGTAGGGACCTGCAAGCTGTGGTAGTTGATCCTCTACCCGAGGCAATACAGCTTGCTGACAAAATAATCTCTAACCTGCCAGTAAACAATTTGAATTCGAGTTGCCCCATGGATGTAGAGAATCTATCTACTGCTAAGAGTGACGAGGCTATTGGTGTTAATGAGACTCAGAATAACATTAGCAGGAAGCCCGGCTTAATGGAGAGGAATAGCACTGCTCGTGTCCATGAG TGGGATGAATCCCTGGATGATGCAGTTGATGGATCTAGTGACAGAAATCGTCTTCACTTGCCCAGTCCAAGTAAAAGGCGTGTTTCTCCATTGAAGATACTTGAGATGAAAAATTTgggaaagagaaaaaagaggagATGGAGTATCGTTGAAGAAGATACTTTGAGGGCTGGTGTTGAAAA GTACGGTAAAGGTAATTGGAAGTTCATCTTGAATGCGTATAGAGATATTTTGGTTCAGAGAACTGAG gttgatttgaAGGATAAATGGAGAAACATGACAAGatattga
- the LOC124915199 gene encoding uncharacterized protein LOC124915199 isoform X2 — translation MDEDVSRWIIDFLLRQPLHDRIIDKLLSVLPFSIHDSSLKKSILVRKIVSEISKGLASEEMLILMERIEELDYQAGVTASEAIKAAYCDVAVDCTVKLLEESQDRAKYFNAVKRIWRGRVLKMEMAGNVGLISDELLNWRDDIETSVWNSSVDEDLLKKWRGCEALESVKVYVEEAWADMGPSFLEHVVQTVGNEQITQVLKQSTCPVYDQDLSSDEVQSSSAEMEKRSRGAKISDSDSQDGRAASENGFTFTPEVKKMQKALRDSCRDLQAVVVDPLPEAIQLADKIISNLPVNNLNSSCPMDVENLSTAKSDEAIGVNETQNNISRKPGLMERNSTARVHEWDESLDDAVDGSSDRNRLHLPSPSKRRVSPLKILEMKNLGKRKKRRWSIVEEDTLRAGVEKYGKGNWKFILNAYRDILVQRTEVDLKDKWRNMTRY, via the exons ATGGATGAAGATGTTTCTCGATGGATCATCGActttcttcttcgacaaccgctCCACGATAGGATTATCGACAAACTTTTAAGCGTTCTCCCTTTCTCCATACACGATTCGAGCTTAAAGAAATCAATACTTGTTCGAAAAATCGTCTCGGAGATATCCAAGGGGTTGGCTTCCGAGGAAATGCTCATTCTTATGGAGCGCATTGAGGAGTTGGATTATCAGGCGGGTGTTACAGCTTCTGAGGCCATCAAGGCGGCCTATTGTGACGTGGCGGTGGATTGCACAGTTAAGCTGCTTGAGGAGAGTCAGGACAGAGCGAAATACTTCAATGCGGTGAAGAGAATCTGGAGGGGAAGGGTTCTGAAGATGGAAATGGCGGGTAATGTCGGGCTGATTTCTGATGAGCTACTAAATTGGAGAGATGATATCGAGACTTCTGTATGGAATTCTAGTGTTGATGAAGATCTGTTGAAGAAGTGGAGAGGCTGTGAAGCTCTGGAATCTGTTAAAGTTTATGTTGAAGAAGCGTGGGCGGATATGGGGCCTTCGTTTCTTGAACATGTGGTGCAGACAGTAGGTAATGAGCAAATTACTCAAGTTTTGAAACAGAGTACCTGCCCAGTATACGATCAAGATCTCAGTTCTGATGAAGTTCAAAGTAGTAGTGCAG AAATGGAGAAACGCAGTAGAGGAGCAAAAATTAGTGATTCAGATAGCCAGGATGGAAGAGCTGCTTCTGAAAATGGTTTCACTTTTACACCTGAAGTTAAGAAAATGCAGAAAGCTCTAAGAGACAGTTGTAGGGACCTGCAAGCTGTGGTAGTTGATCCTCTACCCGAGGCAATACAGCTTGCTGACAAAATAATCTCTAACCTGCCAGTAAACAATTTGAATTCGAGTTGCCCCATGGATGTAGAGAATCTATCTACTGCTAAGAGTGACGAGGCTATTGGTGTTAATGAGACTCAGAATAACATTAGCAGGAAGCCCGGCTTAATGGAGAGGAATAGCACTGCTCGTGTCCATGAG TGGGATGAATCCCTGGATGATGCAGTTGATGGATCTAGTGACAGAAATCGTCTTCACTTGCCCAGTCCAAGTAAAAGGCGTGTTTCTCCATTGAAGATACTTGAGATGAAAAATTTgggaaagagaaaaaagaggagATGGAGTATCGTTGAAGAAGATACTTTGAGGGCTGGTGTTGAAAA GTACGGTAAAGGTAATTGGAAGTTCATCTTGAATGCGTATAGAGATATTTTGGTTCAGAGAACTGAG gttgatttgaAGGATAAATGGAGAAACATGACAAGatattga